From the Diospyros lotus cultivar Yz01 chromosome 13, ASM1463336v1, whole genome shotgun sequence genome, one window contains:
- the LOC127789076 gene encoding putative white-brown complex homolog protein 30 isoform X2, whose translation MRRARVLDVILSLAILLGLLPNIWCADEDGRGRSSGSAVSPLVTSLIYNQISNFTSVFNKDISRHLGFCIKDVDADWNGAFNFSNNLDFVTKCVREIKGDVMQRLCTAAEIKFYFNSFFERGSSNAHFLRPNRNCNLTHWVPGCESGWSSCVPPNVKVDLRNSKDMPTRTNDSRPCCEGFFCPQGITCMIRSYCPRAKLNKTTGICDPYHYQLPPGKVNHTCGGADIWADVTSSSEIFCSAGSYCPTTTEEVPCSSGHYCQMGSTGEQLCFQLSTCNPKTATQNMHAYGLMFIGVLSIMLLVIYNFSDQVISTRYKRLAKSREAAARSARETAQARERWKSAKDGAKKGAFSLQQLSRTFSRKTTNKRSEQLKFPSSFKPGTDNSPLPHVPMKPSAAPKAKSNEPSNLTKMLNSLEDNPDSNQGFNLEIGDKHIKKQMPKAKQLHTKSQIFKYAYGQLEKEKAMEEKNKNLTFSGIISMATDDDIRTRPPIEVAFKDLTLTLRRKKKHLLRCVSGKIMPGRISAVMGPSGAGKTTFLSALAGKVTGCSMSGLILINGKSESIHSYKKIIGFVPQDDVVHGNLTVEENLRFSARCRLAADLPKADKVLVVERVIESLGLQGVRDSLVGTVEQRGISGGQRKRVNVGLEMVMEPSLLILDEPTSGLDSSSSNLLLRALRREALEGVNICMVVHQPSYALFKMFDDLILLAKGGLTVYHGSVKNVEQYFGGLGIHVPDRVNPPDHFIDILEGLVKTGSNVTIEQLPVRWMLHNSYPVPPDMMHYCDEIAQSSSGKTLSTEGATEQWQDVKFNVDIHRDHLELNFLKSHDLSNRVTPGVLRQFRYFIGRVTKQRLREARMQAADYLILLLAGAALGTLAKVNDETFGALGYTYTVIAISLLCKIAALRSFSLDKIHYWRESASGMSTLAYFLSKDTIDHFNTLVKPLVYLSMFYFLSNPRSTFTDNYLVLLCLVYCVTGMAYVFAILFEPGPAQLWCVLLPVVLTLIANQDKDSEIAKLLGNFCYPKWALEAFVIANAGRYSGVWLITRCGSLMQSGYDIGNWNSCLLCLIFTGILCRLVAYVCVLTFQKK comes from the exons ATGAGAAGAGCAAGGGTTCTGGATGTGATATTATCTTTAGCTATTCTTTTGGGGCTTTTGCCGAACATTTGGTGTGCGGATGAGGATGGCAGAGGCAGGTCCAGTGGGAGTGCAGTGTCGCCGCTTGTTACGTCGCTTATCTACAATCAGATATCCAACTTCACGTCCGTGTTTAACAAAGATATCTCCCGTCATTTGGGGTTCTGCATAAAGGATGT GGATGCTGATTGGAATGGAGCATTCaacttttcaaataatttgGATTTCGTGACCAAGTGTGTTAGGGAGATAAAAG GAGATGTTATGCAGCGGCTATGCACTGCAGcggaaataaaattttatttcaatagCTTCTTTGAAAGAGGGTCATCAAATGCCCATTTTTTACGGCCTAACAGGAATTGCAACTTGACCCATTGGGTTCCTGGATGCGAGTCAGGATGGTCTAGTTGTGTTCCTCCAAATGTGAAGGTTGACCTCAGAAACTCAAAGGACATGCCAACACGTACTAATGACAGTCGACCATGTTGTGAGGGCTTCTTTTGTCCTCAGGGTATTACTTGCATGATCC GTTCCTATTGCCCACGTGCAAAGCTCAACAAAACTACAGGCATATGTGATCC ATACCATTACCAACTGCCTCCTGGAAAAGTGAATCATACTTGTGGTGGAGCTGATATTTGGGCTGATGTTACAAGTAGCAGCGAGATATTCTGTTCAGCGGGGTCATACTGTCCTACTACTACCGAAGAGGTTCCTTGTAGTAGTGG ACATTACTGCCAGATGGGTTCTACAGGTGAACAAT TATGTTTCCAGTTGAGTACCTGCAACCCAAAAACAGCGACTCAAAATATGCATGCTTATGGGCTCATGTTTATT GGTGTGCTTAGTATCATGCTCCTAGTTATCTATAATTTCTCAGACCAAGTCATCAGTACTCGATATAAAAGACTGGCTAAGTCCAGGGAAGCAGCAGCAAGAAGTGCTCGAGAAACTGCACAAGCAAGAGAAAGGTGGAAGTCTGCTAAAGATGGGGCCAAGAAAGGTGCTTTCAGCTTGCAACAGTTATCACGCACATTTTCAAGGAAGACAACTAATAAACGATCAGAACAATTGAAATTTCCAAGCAGCTTTAAGCCTGGAACTGACAATTCTCCATTACCACATGTGCCTATGAAACCATCTGCAGCTCCAAAAGCAAAGAGTAACGAACCAAGTAACCTCACAAAAATGCTGAACTCTCTTGAGGACAACCCAGATAGTAATCAGGGCTTTAATctggagattggagacaaacaTATCAAAAAGCAAATGCCAAAGGCAAAACAGTTGCATACCAAAAGTCAAATATTCAAGTATGCGTACGGTCAACTTGAGAAGGAGAAAGCCATggaggagaagaataagaacTTGACCTTCTCGGGAATAATATCCATGGCAACTGATGATGATATCAGGACCAGGCCTCCAATTGAGGTTGCATTCAAGGATCTAACCCTTACTCTGAGACGGAAGAAAAAACATCTTCTGAGGTGTGTTAGTGGGAAAATTATGCCTGGTCGAATTTCTGCTGTCATGGGTCCATCGGGGGCTGGAAAAACAACATTTCTTTCTGCTTTGGCTGGAAAGGTTACGGGATGCTCTATGTCAGGTTTAATTCTTATAAATGGAAAATCTGAATCCATTCACTcgtacaaaaaaattattggtTTTGTCCCACAAGATGATGTTGTGCATGGAAACTTGACAGTGGAGGAGAATCTCAGATTTAGTGCTCGGTGCAG ACTGGCTGCTGACCTGCCAAAAGCCGATAAAGTTCTGGTTGTTGAAAGAGTTATTGAGTCATTGGGGCTACAGGGTGTGAGGGATTCCCTGGTTGGGACAGTAGAGCAGCGAGGAATCTCTGGTGGCCAGAGGAAGCGTGTAAATGTTGGCCTGGAAATGGTCATGGAACCTTCACTTTTGATATTGGATGAGCCCACATCTGGTTTGGATAGTTCTTCTTCTAATTTACTTCTCAGAGCACTTCGGCGTGAAGCTCTTGAAGGGGTAAACATCTGCATGGTCGTTCACCAACCAAG CTATGCGTTGTTCAAGATGTTTGATGACTTAATCCTTCTCGCAAAAGGTGGTCTTACGGTTTACCATGGATCTGTAAAGAATGTTGAACAATACTTTGGTGGCCTTGGAATCCATGTACCAGATCGTGTTAATCCTCCAGATCACTTCATTGACATTTTGGAGGGTTTGGTTAAAACTGGCTCAAATGTGACCATTGAACAGCTTCCTGTCAGGTGGATGCTTCATAATAGTTACCCAGTGCCCCCAGATATGATGCATTATTGTGATGAAATTGCACAGTCCTCATCAGGTAAAACTTTAAGTACTGAGGGGGCTACTGAGCAATGGCAGGATGTGAAGTTCAATGTTGATATTCATCGAGATCATTTAGAGCTCAATTTCTTAAAATCTCATGATCTATCTAATCGAGTTACTCCTGGTGTCCTCCGGCAGTTCAGATACTTCATTGGAAG GGTAACCAAGCAGAGATTGAGAGAGGCTAGAATGCAAGCAGCGGATTATCTTATTCTGCTACTTGCTGGAGCAGCATTAGGAACCCTTGCCAAAGTGAACGATGAGACATTCGGGGCTCTTGGTTATACATACACTGTTATTGCTATTT CACTGCTTTGCAAGATAGCAGCTTTGAGATCATTTTCACTTGATAAAATACACTATTGGAGGGAGAGTGCGTCTGGCATGAGTACTCTAGcttattttctctccaaggatACAATAGACCACTTCAATACACTTGTCAAGCCTTTGGTGTATCTTTCCATGTTCTATTTCTTAAGCAACCCGAGGTCAACTTTCACGGATAATTATCTTGTTTTGCTTTGCCTTGTGTACTGTGTAACTGGCATGGCATATGTATTTGCCATCTTGTTCGAACCTGGTCCAGCTCAACTG TGGTGTGTTCTTCTTCCAGTTGTTCTGACACTCATTGCAAACCAGGATAAAGATTCTGAAATTGCAAAACTTCTAGGGAATTTTTGCTATCCGAAGTGGGCTTTAGAAGCTTTTGTAATTGCAAATGCTGGAAG GTACTCTGGCGTATGGCTGATAACTCGCTGTGGTTCATTGATGCAAAGTGGCTACGACATTGGTAACTGGAATAGCTGTTTACTTTGCCTCATATTCACTGGTATACTATGTCGTTTGGTAGCTTACGTCTGTGTCCTGACCTTCCAGAAGAAGTGA
- the LOC127789076 gene encoding putative white-brown complex homolog protein 30 isoform X1 yields the protein MRRARVLDVILSLAILLGLLPNIWCADEDGRGRSSGSAVSPLVTSLIYNQISNFTSVFNKDISRHLGFCIKDVDADWNGAFNFSNNLDFVTKCVREIKGDVMQRLCTAAEIKFYFNSFFERGSSNAHFLRPNRNCNLTHWVPGCESGWSSCVPPNVKVDLRNSKDMPTRTNDSRPCCEGFFCPQGITCMIPCPLGSYCPRAKLNKTTGICDPYHYQLPPGKVNHTCGGADIWADVTSSSEIFCSAGSYCPTTTEEVPCSSGHYCQMGSTGEQLCFQLSTCNPKTATQNMHAYGLMFIGVLSIMLLVIYNFSDQVISTRYKRLAKSREAAARSARETAQARERWKSAKDGAKKGAFSLQQLSRTFSRKTTNKRSEQLKFPSSFKPGTDNSPLPHVPMKPSAAPKAKSNEPSNLTKMLNSLEDNPDSNQGFNLEIGDKHIKKQMPKAKQLHTKSQIFKYAYGQLEKEKAMEEKNKNLTFSGIISMATDDDIRTRPPIEVAFKDLTLTLRRKKKHLLRCVSGKIMPGRISAVMGPSGAGKTTFLSALAGKVTGCSMSGLILINGKSESIHSYKKIIGFVPQDDVVHGNLTVEENLRFSARCRLAADLPKADKVLVVERVIESLGLQGVRDSLVGTVEQRGISGGQRKRVNVGLEMVMEPSLLILDEPTSGLDSSSSNLLLRALRREALEGVNICMVVHQPSYALFKMFDDLILLAKGGLTVYHGSVKNVEQYFGGLGIHVPDRVNPPDHFIDILEGLVKTGSNVTIEQLPVRWMLHNSYPVPPDMMHYCDEIAQSSSGKTLSTEGATEQWQDVKFNVDIHRDHLELNFLKSHDLSNRVTPGVLRQFRYFIGRVTKQRLREARMQAADYLILLLAGAALGTLAKVNDETFGALGYTYTVIAISLLCKIAALRSFSLDKIHYWRESASGMSTLAYFLSKDTIDHFNTLVKPLVYLSMFYFLSNPRSTFTDNYLVLLCLVYCVTGMAYVFAILFEPGPAQLWCVLLPVVLTLIANQDKDSEIAKLLGNFCYPKWALEAFVIANAGRYSGVWLITRCGSLMQSGYDIGNWNSCLLCLIFTGILCRLVAYVCVLTFQKK from the exons ATGAGAAGAGCAAGGGTTCTGGATGTGATATTATCTTTAGCTATTCTTTTGGGGCTTTTGCCGAACATTTGGTGTGCGGATGAGGATGGCAGAGGCAGGTCCAGTGGGAGTGCAGTGTCGCCGCTTGTTACGTCGCTTATCTACAATCAGATATCCAACTTCACGTCCGTGTTTAACAAAGATATCTCCCGTCATTTGGGGTTCTGCATAAAGGATGT GGATGCTGATTGGAATGGAGCATTCaacttttcaaataatttgGATTTCGTGACCAAGTGTGTTAGGGAGATAAAAG GAGATGTTATGCAGCGGCTATGCACTGCAGcggaaataaaattttatttcaatagCTTCTTTGAAAGAGGGTCATCAAATGCCCATTTTTTACGGCCTAACAGGAATTGCAACTTGACCCATTGGGTTCCTGGATGCGAGTCAGGATGGTCTAGTTGTGTTCCTCCAAATGTGAAGGTTGACCTCAGAAACTCAAAGGACATGCCAACACGTACTAATGACAGTCGACCATGTTGTGAGGGCTTCTTTTGTCCTCAGGGTATTACTTGCATGATCC CTTGTCCATTAGGTTCCTATTGCCCACGTGCAAAGCTCAACAAAACTACAGGCATATGTGATCC ATACCATTACCAACTGCCTCCTGGAAAAGTGAATCATACTTGTGGTGGAGCTGATATTTGGGCTGATGTTACAAGTAGCAGCGAGATATTCTGTTCAGCGGGGTCATACTGTCCTACTACTACCGAAGAGGTTCCTTGTAGTAGTGG ACATTACTGCCAGATGGGTTCTACAGGTGAACAAT TATGTTTCCAGTTGAGTACCTGCAACCCAAAAACAGCGACTCAAAATATGCATGCTTATGGGCTCATGTTTATT GGTGTGCTTAGTATCATGCTCCTAGTTATCTATAATTTCTCAGACCAAGTCATCAGTACTCGATATAAAAGACTGGCTAAGTCCAGGGAAGCAGCAGCAAGAAGTGCTCGAGAAACTGCACAAGCAAGAGAAAGGTGGAAGTCTGCTAAAGATGGGGCCAAGAAAGGTGCTTTCAGCTTGCAACAGTTATCACGCACATTTTCAAGGAAGACAACTAATAAACGATCAGAACAATTGAAATTTCCAAGCAGCTTTAAGCCTGGAACTGACAATTCTCCATTACCACATGTGCCTATGAAACCATCTGCAGCTCCAAAAGCAAAGAGTAACGAACCAAGTAACCTCACAAAAATGCTGAACTCTCTTGAGGACAACCCAGATAGTAATCAGGGCTTTAATctggagattggagacaaacaTATCAAAAAGCAAATGCCAAAGGCAAAACAGTTGCATACCAAAAGTCAAATATTCAAGTATGCGTACGGTCAACTTGAGAAGGAGAAAGCCATggaggagaagaataagaacTTGACCTTCTCGGGAATAATATCCATGGCAACTGATGATGATATCAGGACCAGGCCTCCAATTGAGGTTGCATTCAAGGATCTAACCCTTACTCTGAGACGGAAGAAAAAACATCTTCTGAGGTGTGTTAGTGGGAAAATTATGCCTGGTCGAATTTCTGCTGTCATGGGTCCATCGGGGGCTGGAAAAACAACATTTCTTTCTGCTTTGGCTGGAAAGGTTACGGGATGCTCTATGTCAGGTTTAATTCTTATAAATGGAAAATCTGAATCCATTCACTcgtacaaaaaaattattggtTTTGTCCCACAAGATGATGTTGTGCATGGAAACTTGACAGTGGAGGAGAATCTCAGATTTAGTGCTCGGTGCAG ACTGGCTGCTGACCTGCCAAAAGCCGATAAAGTTCTGGTTGTTGAAAGAGTTATTGAGTCATTGGGGCTACAGGGTGTGAGGGATTCCCTGGTTGGGACAGTAGAGCAGCGAGGAATCTCTGGTGGCCAGAGGAAGCGTGTAAATGTTGGCCTGGAAATGGTCATGGAACCTTCACTTTTGATATTGGATGAGCCCACATCTGGTTTGGATAGTTCTTCTTCTAATTTACTTCTCAGAGCACTTCGGCGTGAAGCTCTTGAAGGGGTAAACATCTGCATGGTCGTTCACCAACCAAG CTATGCGTTGTTCAAGATGTTTGATGACTTAATCCTTCTCGCAAAAGGTGGTCTTACGGTTTACCATGGATCTGTAAAGAATGTTGAACAATACTTTGGTGGCCTTGGAATCCATGTACCAGATCGTGTTAATCCTCCAGATCACTTCATTGACATTTTGGAGGGTTTGGTTAAAACTGGCTCAAATGTGACCATTGAACAGCTTCCTGTCAGGTGGATGCTTCATAATAGTTACCCAGTGCCCCCAGATATGATGCATTATTGTGATGAAATTGCACAGTCCTCATCAGGTAAAACTTTAAGTACTGAGGGGGCTACTGAGCAATGGCAGGATGTGAAGTTCAATGTTGATATTCATCGAGATCATTTAGAGCTCAATTTCTTAAAATCTCATGATCTATCTAATCGAGTTACTCCTGGTGTCCTCCGGCAGTTCAGATACTTCATTGGAAG GGTAACCAAGCAGAGATTGAGAGAGGCTAGAATGCAAGCAGCGGATTATCTTATTCTGCTACTTGCTGGAGCAGCATTAGGAACCCTTGCCAAAGTGAACGATGAGACATTCGGGGCTCTTGGTTATACATACACTGTTATTGCTATTT CACTGCTTTGCAAGATAGCAGCTTTGAGATCATTTTCACTTGATAAAATACACTATTGGAGGGAGAGTGCGTCTGGCATGAGTACTCTAGcttattttctctccaaggatACAATAGACCACTTCAATACACTTGTCAAGCCTTTGGTGTATCTTTCCATGTTCTATTTCTTAAGCAACCCGAGGTCAACTTTCACGGATAATTATCTTGTTTTGCTTTGCCTTGTGTACTGTGTAACTGGCATGGCATATGTATTTGCCATCTTGTTCGAACCTGGTCCAGCTCAACTG TGGTGTGTTCTTCTTCCAGTTGTTCTGACACTCATTGCAAACCAGGATAAAGATTCTGAAATTGCAAAACTTCTAGGGAATTTTTGCTATCCGAAGTGGGCTTTAGAAGCTTTTGTAATTGCAAATGCTGGAAG GTACTCTGGCGTATGGCTGATAACTCGCTGTGGTTCATTGATGCAAAGTGGCTACGACATTGGTAACTGGAATAGCTGTTTACTTTGCCTCATATTCACTGGTATACTATGTCGTTTGGTAGCTTACGTCTGTGTCCTGACCTTCCAGAAGAAGTGA
- the LOC127789197 gene encoding uncharacterized protein LOC127789197 yields the protein MKLAFRCAYFTFSRSVNPNPSPHFALILVKIDNLRPLSAARCCSSSPMVGGEADAPSSPSSTLQKQFDGFRNHLEESGRLRESIRAVTMEIESANRFMHSGLLRVHQSRPVPEVLKEVKSQIGSLKELYHKLAEILQECPGQYYRYHGDWRSETQTVVSLLAFMHWLETGNLLLHPEAEEKLGLNSSEFGLDIEDYLIGICFMSNELPRYVVNQVTAGDYDCPRKVLKFLTDLHAAFRMLNLRNDFLRKKFDGMKYDLRRVEEVYYDVKIRGLAANGDSMGDQEAQGRS from the exons ATGAAATTAGCGTTTCGGTGCGCTTACTTTACTTTTTCCCGCTCGgtaaaccctaaccctagccCCCATTTCGCTCTCATCCTCGTGAAGATCGACAATCTCCGACCGCTGTCAGCCGCTAGGTGCTGCTCTTCGTCTCCGATGGTGGGCGGTGAAGCTGACGCGCCTTCTTCGCCTTCCTCCACGCTGCAGAAGCAATTCGATGGCTTCCGGAACCATCTGGAAGAGTCCGGGAGGTTGCGCGAGAGCATCCGGGCTGTGACCATGGAGATTGAGTCGGCGAACAGGTTCATGCACTCTGGCCTCCTCCGGGTTCACCAGTCTCGGCCTGTTCctg AAGTCTTGAAGGAGGTCAAGTCTCAGATAGGCAGTCTGAAAGAGCTTTATCATAAACTTGCTGAAATTCTTCAAGAATGCCCTGGGCAGTATTATAG GTATCACGGGGATTGGAGGAGTGAGACTCAAACCGTGGTATCACTGCTGGCCTTTATGCATTGGCTTGAAACTGGGAACCTTCTTTTGCATCCTGAAGCTGAGGAGAAGCTTGGGC TGAATAGTTCAGAATTTGGTCTGGATATTGAAGATTATCTTATTG GAATTTGTTTTATGTCCAATGAACTG CCAAGGTATGTGGTGAACCAAGTGACAGCTGGGGATTATGATTGCCCAAGAAAGGTGTTGAAGTTCTTAACAGATCTTCATGCAGCATTCCGGATGCTTAACCTTCGAAATGACTTCTTGCGCAAAAAGTTTGATG GAATGAAGTATGACCTCCGAAGGGTTGAAGAAGTTTACTATGATGTCAAAATTCGGGGCTTGGCAGCTAATGGAGATTCAATGGGGGACCAAGAAGCCCAAGGAAGATCATAG